A window of Streptomyces sp. NBC_01241 genomic DNA:
GTACTTCCGTCAGGAGCGCCGCCGTATCGACTGGGAGTCGGACTCCACGGAAGCGGTCCTGCGCAAGCTGCGGGCCGCCGACTCGTTCCCCGGAGTGCTCGACGAACTGCTCGGGGACGCATGGTTTCTGCACGGGGGGCACCCGGAGCACGAACTGCGCGGCAGGCCGGGCGAGCTGGTGGCCGTACGGGCAGGGGCCGTCTGCCGGGCGACGACCGACGGCGCGGTGTGGATCCCCGAACTCCGCCCCCGCCGCTCGCCGGGCGGGCCCGCCACGTTCAAACTGCCCGCTGTGACGGCGCTCGCCGGGCGTCTGCCCGCACTGCCCGAGCATCCCGCGCCGCTGTACGAGGAAGGGGGCCGGCACGGCTGGAGCGACATCGGCTACCGGGAGGTGGGACAGGCCGGGTTCCTCTCGTTCTCCTTCCCCGGCGGTGCGATGAGCACGGCGCAGTGCCGACGCCTGCACGACGCCTACCGGGTGGCCTGCCGACGGCCCACCTCGGTGCTGGTGCTGGGAGGCGGCCGGGACTTCTTCTCCAACGGCATCCACCTCAATGTCATCGAGGCCGCCGCCGACCCCGGCGAGGAGTCGTGGGCCAACATCAACGCCATGGACGACCTCGTGGAGGCCGTACTGACCACCACCGACCGGCTGGTGGTCTCCGCGGTGGGCGGCAACGCGGCCGCGGGCGGGGTGATGCTCGCCCTGGCCGCCGACGAGATCTGGTGCAGGTCGGGCGCGGTGCTGAACCCGCACTACCGACTGATGGGGCTGTACGGCTCCGAGTACTGGACGTACACGCTGCCGCGCCGGGTGGGGAGCGCCGCCGCGGATCGCCTCACCGGCGATGCGCTGCCCGTGAGCGCGGCAGCCGCGGTGCGGCTCGGACTGGCCGACCGGACGGTCGACTGCGCCGCCCAGTCGTTCACGGACGAGGTCACCCGGCTGGCGGCCCGCCTCGCCGCGTCGCCCGCGGCACAGGCGCGGATCGCGGCGAAGAAGGCCGAACGGGACCGGGACGAGGCCCACAGACCGCTGGCCGACTACCGCGAGCAGGAGTTGGCGGCGATGCGGCGGACCTTCTTCGACCCACGGTCGTCCTACCACGCGCTGCGGCGCGCGTTCGTCCACAAGGATCCCCCCTCGGACCGCCCCTCGCACCTCGTCGCGGCAGCCGGATCCGCAGGGGAACGGCCTGCTTTTGCGCCCGGCGTCACCGCACTGGCGGCGCACGATGGTGTACCCGCGCCGAAGGCCTGTTACCAACAACAGTGAGGGCCGATGTGTCGGCCTTCACTGTTGTCTCTTTCCAGGGAGGCATCCTCATGGATGCAACAACGTCGAACACCGTGGACGCACCCACTGCGGCCACCGGAGAAGAGTCCCCGATCCATATCCTCTGGATCAACGCGGGGCTGAGCTGTGACGGCGACTCGGTGGCCCTGACCGCCGCGATGCAGCCCAGCATCGAAGAGATCGTGACCGGTGCGCTGCCCGGTCTGCCCAAGATCGAGGTCCACTGGCCGCTGATCGACTTCGAATGCGGCCCGGTGGGCGGTGCGGACACGTTCATCGAGTGGTTCTTCAAGGGCGAGCGCGGCGAGATCGATCCCTTCGTCCTGGTCGTGGAGGGTTCCATCCCGAACGAGACCATCAAGGCGGAGGGCTACTGGTGCGGCTTCGGTGACAATCCGGAGACCGGCCAGCCGGTCACCACCAGCGAATGGATCGATCGCCTGGCGCCCAAGGCCCTGGCCGTCGTCGCCATCGGGACCTGCGCCACGTACGGCGGAATCCACGCGATGGCCGGCAACCCGACCGGTGCCATGGGCCTGCCCGACTATCTCGGCTGGGACTGGAAGTCGAAGGCCGGGATCCCGATCGTGTGCGTGCCCGGCTGCCCGATCCAGCCGGACAACTTCTCGGAGACCCTGACGTACCTGTTGTACCAGGCGGCCGGATCCGCTCCGATGATTCCGCTGGACGACAAGCTCCGACCGACCTGGCTGTTCGGCGCCACCGTGCACGAGGGGTGCGACCGGGCCGGGTACTACGAACAGGGTGAGTTCGCCGAGACCTACGACTCGCCCAAGTGCCTGGTCAAGCTCGGCTGCTGGGGCCCCGTCGTCAAGTGCAACGTTCCCAAACGCGGCTGGATGAACGGCATCGGAGGCTGCCCGAACGTGGGTGGCATCTGCATCGCCTGCACCATGCCGGGCTTCCCCGACAAGTTCATGCCGTTCATGGACGAACCGCCGGGCGCCAAGGTCTCCGCCACCGCCAGCGGCGCGTACGGCGCGGTCATCCGCAAGCTCCGGTCGATCACGGCGAAGACCGTGGACAAGGAGCCCAAGTGGCGGCACAAGAGGGACCGGCTGACCACGGGCTACCGGCCTCCGTGGTGAACCCGTCCAGGACACCGACGGCATAGTGCACCTTCCGGTGACGACCCCACCTCACGCTTCTCAGAAGGGCTACGGCACACACGATGGCACCGACAACGAAGGCGGCCGGCGACGGCAGCGGCCTGGTCGAGATGGCCTGGGATCCGATCACCCGGATCGTGGGCAGTCTCGGCATCCACACGAAGATCGACTTCAAGCAGAAGCGGGTCGCGGAGTGCTACAGCACCTCGTCGGTCTTCCGTGGCTACAGCGTCTTCATGCGGGGCAAGGACCCCAGGGACGCCCATTTCATCACCAGCCGCATCTGCGGGATCTGCGGCGACAACCACGCCACGTGTTCCGTGTATGCGCAGAACATGGCGTACGGGGTGAAGCCGCCGCACCTCGGTGAGTGGATCATCAACCTCGGTGAGTCCGCGGAGTACATGTTCGACCACAACATCTTCCAGGAGAACCTGGTCGGGGTCGACTACTGCGAAAAGATGGTCCGCGAGACCAATCCCGGTGTCCTGGAACTGGCCGAGCGCACCGAGGCGCCGCACGCCGGGGAGCACGGATACCGCACCATCGCCGACATCATGCGGTCGCTCAACCCCATCGAGGGTGAGTTCTACCGCGAGGCCCTCCAGGTGAGCCGCTACACGAGGGAGATGTTCTGCCTGATGGAGGGGCGTCATGTGCATCCCTCCACGCTCTACCCGGGCGGGGTGGGCACCGTCGCCTCCGTCCAGCTCTTCACGGACTACCTCAGCCGCCTCATGCGCTATGTGGAGTTCATGAAGCGGGTCGTGCCCCTGCACGACGACCTGTTCGACTTCTTCTACGAGGCCCTGCCCGGGTACGAAGAGGTCGGGCGCCGACGGGTGCTGCTCGGCTGCTGGGGGGCGCTCAACGACCCCGAGCACTGCGACTTCACCTACGCCAACATGAGCGACTGGGGACGGAGGATGTTCGTCACCCCGGGCGTGATCGTGGACGGCAAGCTGGTCACCAACGACCTGACCGAGATCAACCTCGGCATCCGGATCCTGCTGGGCAGTTCGTACTACGACGACTGGCAGGGCAAGGAGCAGTTCGTCACCCACGACCCGCTCGGCAACCCGGTCGACCCACGCCATCCATGGAACCAGCACACGATCCCCGCGCCGCAGAAACGGAACTTCGACGACAAGTACAGCTGGGTGATGTCGCCGCGCTGGTTCGACGGCAAGGACCATCTGGCCCTGGACACCGGCGGCGGGCCCATCGCCAGACTGTGGTCCACCGCCCTGTCCGGGCTCGTCGACGTCGGCTACGTCAAGGCCACCGGACACAGCGTCGTCATCAACCTGCCCCGCACCATGACCAAGCCCGAGACCACCTTCGAGTGGCAGATCCCGAAGTGGAGCAACGCGCTGGAGCGCAACCGCGCCCGCACCTACTTCCAGGCGTACGCGGCCGCGATCGCGCTGCACTGCGCCGAGAAGGGGCTTGAGGAGGTCCGCGCCGGACGTACCCAGACCTGGGAGAAGTTCGACGTCCCCGACGAGAGCATCGGCGTCGGATTCACCGAGGCCGTGCGGGGTGTGCTGTCCCACCACATGGTGATCAGAGACGGCAAGATCGCCAACTACCACCCCTACCCTCCGACGCCGTGGAACGCCAGCACCAGGGACACCTACGGAACTCCCGGGCCTTACGAGGACGCCGTGCAGAACACCCCGATCTTCGAGGAGAACCCGCCGGAGAACTTCAAGGGCATCGACATCATGCGCACCGTGCGCAGCTTCGACCCGTGCCTCCCGTGCGGTGTCCACATGTACGTCGGCGGGGGCCGAACCGTGCAGAAGATGCATGTGCCCACCGGTCTGAGCGGACTCGGCGGATGAGCCCGACCACGCATACCGCGACAGCGAAGGTGCCCGACGCGGAGCAGGCCGGGCGCCGCATCGAAGAGGTGCTCGAACAACTGACGACAGCCGGTGACCGGAAGACCTCGGCGACGGCCGAGGAACTGGTACGGGCCCTGATGGACTTCTACGGGGCAGGGCTGGCCCGGATCATCGACGGGCTCCTCGCCGCACCGGGCCGCGAGACCGGCGACACCCTGGACGCACTCCTGGGCGACGGCCTCGTGTCGAGCCTGCTGGTCCTGCACGACCTGCACCCCGAGGACACCGGCATGCGCATCGGGCGGGCCCTCGAAGCCGTCCGTGATCCCGTCGAGGTGGTGAGCTTCGACGACAGCACGGGCACCC
This region includes:
- a CDS encoding hydrogenase maturation protein; this encodes MHILIVASAFNSLTQRVHAELRDRGHAVAVELATRDGSARDASLRRAVREFAPDLILAPLLKTAIPRDVWAAHTCLVVHPGPPGDRGPSSLDWAIHEDADTWGVTVLQADEEMDAGDIWASATFAVPRVGKSDLYRNEVSDAALRAVHLAVERFASGTYVPRAQTGGDEGLRIRTRPYFRQERRRIDWESDSTEAVLRKLRAADSFPGVLDELLGDAWFLHGGHPEHELRGRPGELVAVRAGAVCRATTDGAVWIPELRPRRSPGGPATFKLPAVTALAGRLPALPEHPAPLYEEGGRHGWSDIGYREVGQAGFLSFSFPGGAMSTAQCRRLHDAYRVACRRPTSVLVLGGGRDFFSNGIHLNVIEAAADPGEESWANINAMDDLVEAVLTTTDRLVVSAVGGNAAAGGVMLALAADEIWCRSGAVLNPHYRLMGLYGSEYWTYTLPRRVGSAAADRLTGDALPVSAAAAVRLGLADRTVDCAAQSFTDEVTRLAARLAASPAAQARIAAKKAERDRDEAHRPLADYREQELAAMRRTFFDPRSSYHALRRAFVHKDPPSDRPSHLVAAAGSAGERPAFAPGVTALAAHDGVPAPKACYQQQ
- a CDS encoding hydrogenase expression protein HypE, which codes for MDATTSNTVDAPTAATGEESPIHILWINAGLSCDGDSVALTAAMQPSIEEIVTGALPGLPKIEVHWPLIDFECGPVGGADTFIEWFFKGERGEIDPFVLVVEGSIPNETIKAEGYWCGFGDNPETGQPVTTSEWIDRLAPKALAVVAIGTCATYGGIHAMAGNPTGAMGLPDYLGWDWKSKAGIPIVCVPGCPIQPDNFSETLTYLLYQAAGSAPMIPLDDKLRPTWLFGATVHEGCDRAGYYEQGEFAETYDSPKCLVKLGCWGPVVKCNVPKRGWMNGIGGCPNVGGICIACTMPGFPDKFMPFMDEPPGAKVSATASGAYGAVIRKLRSITAKTVDKEPKWRHKRDRLTTGYRPPW
- a CDS encoding nickel-dependent hydrogenase large subunit — its product is MAPTTKAAGDGSGLVEMAWDPITRIVGSLGIHTKIDFKQKRVAECYSTSSVFRGYSVFMRGKDPRDAHFITSRICGICGDNHATCSVYAQNMAYGVKPPHLGEWIINLGESAEYMFDHNIFQENLVGVDYCEKMVRETNPGVLELAERTEAPHAGEHGYRTIADIMRSLNPIEGEFYREALQVSRYTREMFCLMEGRHVHPSTLYPGGVGTVASVQLFTDYLSRLMRYVEFMKRVVPLHDDLFDFFYEALPGYEEVGRRRVLLGCWGALNDPEHCDFTYANMSDWGRRMFVTPGVIVDGKLVTNDLTEINLGIRILLGSSYYDDWQGKEQFVTHDPLGNPVDPRHPWNQHTIPAPQKRNFDDKYSWVMSPRWFDGKDHLALDTGGGPIARLWSTALSGLVDVGYVKATGHSVVINLPRTMTKPETTFEWQIPKWSNALERNRARTYFQAYAAAIALHCAEKGLEEVRAGRTQTWEKFDVPDESIGVGFTEAVRGVLSHHMVIRDGKIANYHPYPPTPWNASTRDTYGTPGPYEDAVQNTPIFEENPPENFKGIDIMRTVRSFDPCLPCGVHMYVGGGRTVQKMHVPTGLSGLGG